In one window of Helianthus annuus cultivar XRQ/B chromosome 17, HanXRQr2.0-SUNRISE, whole genome shotgun sequence DNA:
- the LOC110921050 gene encoding uncharacterized protein LOC110921050 → MSFTKGDLLTKTRKLVHGLAKAKPVWLKAMEKSPPAVFPRAEKKVERICLPEDVYINKFYKKHPESLHEDPIKICDFDPTPSRIFGCRVLELKEQGVGEEEAIDVADAEYRQLKKSKKKAYKRLKEIARIRGTKPPQNPYPSAIKEIQAEEKKYVHDRFFNPRILEMVDRLKEQHDAEMQDRGRA, encoded by the exons ATGTCGTTTACAAAGGGAGACTTGCTTACAAAAACAAGAAAGCTAGTACATGGTTTGGCCAAGGCCAAGCCCGTTTGGCTCAAAGCTATGGAAAA GTCCCCGCCTGCAGTATTTCCTCGGGCTGAAAAGAAAGTTGAGCGGATTTGCCTCCCTGAGGATGTTTATATCAATAAGTTCTATAAGAAGCATCCTGAATCGTTGCATGAAGATCCTATCAA AATCTGTGATTTTGACCCGACCCCGTCACGCATTTTTGGTTGCCGGGTGCTAGAGTTGAAGGAGCAAGGTGTGGGTGAAGAGGAAGCTATAGATGTGGCAGAT GCGGAGTACCGGCAACTTAAGAAAAGCAAAAAGAAGGCATACAAACGTCTGAAAGAAATAGcgcgaataagaggaacaaaacccccgCAAAACCCATATCCAAGTGCTATAAAGGAGATACAAGCCGAAGAGAAGAAGTATGTTCACGACCGTTTCTTCAATCCAAGAATCTTGGAAATGGTTGACAGACTTAAGGAGCAGCATGATGCTGAGATGCAAGATAGAGGCAGAGCCTAG